One genomic segment of Gemmatimonadota bacterium includes these proteins:
- a CDS encoding AbrB/MazE/SpoVT family DNA-binding domain-containing protein, with product MAETMLKEDGHLLLPKEVLEYLHLHPGDRLNIVIQNNGDVVIKSNLRDVRDLKGILPPPSKPVSIEDMKRAIRLRGSKNQ from the coding sequence ATGGCTGAAACAATGCTCAAAGAAGATGGTCACCTGCTTTTGCCCAAAGAAGTACTGGAGTATCTACACCTCCATCCAGGAGACCGATTGAATATTGTTATTCAAAACAATGGAGATGTGGTTATAAAATCGAATCTGCGAGATGTCCGAGATTTGAAAGGTATTTTGCCCCCCCCCTCTAAGCCGGTCTCTATTGAGGATATGAAACGGGCTATTCGTTTGCGAGGTAGTAAAAATCAATGA